AAATGTTCATTTGCTCtcattgatcaaacatcaaatatcTTTGGTTTGTGTCAGTCAAGCAATCATTAAGAACATATCATACAACTATCAAAACTCCcctaacatcaaatgtctttggtaggGTAAGTTAAGAGCATGTtgagttggctcagacatttcatcgaacacctttcagGCAATGAAATGTCTAGGTTTCTAATCTGAAATGGCCAACTCTAGattagcattaagatcactcaatcaagcaaggaaacatattaatatattctaaacattctagatcatcacttaatcatcctaatcatcctaacccatgaatccaaacatgactactcactaattgtcatgataaacccaagaatcaatgatgatctggtgttaatcatgattagtgatcgAGATAATCAAGCAAACACAAGATTTCAAGATGAAAAGATGTTAAAGTTTAAATCTTTTACCCAAAAGATTTTGTGTTtggatagaaaacaagataagtctCAATTTTGGGATAATACGGGTATTTATacaattccaaaaaaaactaatggtttccattaaaaagtctaaaaaacccttaaaaatgtttaaaattgaCTAAGGATAAGTCTCGACTCGGGTAGAAGTCGACGGCTACAACCCGCGCGACCCTAAGCCGCGTTGGAGCGTCGAGCGGCTGCAATTCATGCTCGCGGGTAGCTCGCCCCGCGTCACTTACCCCCCGTCAGACCGTCGATGATGCTGCTTCTTCATGCGCGCGGGTAACGGATCCCGCGTCGTTCTCCCCGCGTCAAGGCATCGTCTCGCTTCTCCAGCTCCGTGCACGCAGGTGAGTGATCCTGTGTGCCTTCAACCCGCGTTGGGGCTCTTCGTCGCCTCTTCTTGCTTTGGCTACGCGGGTAGGTGAGCTCGGGGTGCTTCAACCCGCGTCGTACTCGCCCGAACTCGAACCAACTTCATTTTCCATCTCCTCTTGGACCACAATGGTTCTAAACACCTCCGATCACTCCATAGGATACTTCAATACCTGATAAATACATATGAATGCAATATGGATCCTAAAGATGCTTAAtttctaatctatatgatcaataCGTACAAAATGGAtggttaaaacaatgcaaatatgcaagatatcacacCAAACCCAACGAATATGCAAATATGTAAACAATATGCACATActtgtattttaatataagtAATCATGTGTTTTAATCGATAGATCCGAAGTTAATGACAACTTTTACCGGTagataaaaaatcaaattctaaattaatagataagattatatttctacgaatttttatgtaaaataaggTTGAGACAAATTAGTTGTTTGCATATCAAATAGCGAATTAAATCTTAAAATGATGcttattttgaaactaaaactGAGTTTAAAACTTTACATGTTCGAAACATAAGTATTATTTATCACTTATAACAGACACAGATTATACACGCTTATGGATATAATACAAGAGCCCAAACATAACCATGACACTGATACAATTTAACTTTTACAAACACATATATGGTTCACAAACCAAACAGATTCATCATCCACCTCCTTTAAGCAAAAAGAATCTGAGAATTGGACGGAGTTAAATCCCCATAACGCTCCGGCGACTCCACCACTTCCCACCTCACACCAAACTTACTCTCCGACCTCCAAATACTCCCAACCGCAAGATGAAGGTTCCGACCAACCACATACACTCTGTTCCCATAACAGTTAACCGCAAACGGTCTACAAATCTTCTCAGGCAACTCCGGTCCGTTAACCGTCTCCCATGAATCCGTAACCGAATCATaaaccttcatcttcatcctctCCAACTCCGACACTATAAACAACCGATCATAAATCACCACACTCGTCCCCGTCCATCCTTCTCGCAACCCCATAGCCATCGTCTCCCACTGATCCGTCCTCGGGTCGTAAACCTGACCTCTAGGGGATACAAAGAAGGGCCATAACCATCCTTCCGTCACCAAAAGCTTCCCGTTTAAAACCGCTGCGTCGTAAGACGCCATCTGTGTAACCATGTTGGAAACAGACCGCCACTTCCCATCCAAAGGGTTCAAAACCTCTGCAGTGTCGAGCTCGAACATATCCGCAGAGTTTCCTCCAGCTGCGTATATCTTCCCGTCTATCACACCACTACCAAAGAACGATCTAGCCGTTATCATCTTGTTAGTGACTGTCCAGTGGTTCCTTACCATGTCGTACTTCAACACCAAGTCAAGAGGACAATCAGAATCAGAAACCATTCCTCCGCAGACAAACATAGTGCCTTCCTTTGGCATTGAGACCGATCTAAACCCGTGAGGACACACTTTGTCTCTACAAGGCATCGCTGGGATCTCGTGCCAAGTGAGGTTCCTCAAATCCAAAACCTTCCACTGGATCTTCCCTGTGCATCTACTAAACCCGACAACGAACAGCCACGGTTCTTTAAAACCGAACTCCTTGCGCCTAGCGAAGAAGGTCTCTTTAGCACAGAACAAGAAGTGCCATCTCTTGCAGACGGATCTACTCGAGACGTGGCTTTCGACGGGAACCCGCAAGAGACAGTTAAGAGCGACATCATCTGGTAAACCGGGAATCAACGGTTCTCCGGTAAGAGACAGTTCTTGTTCCGATGATCTATCGAACAATGGTGATTGAACCGAGGCAGCTACTCTGAATTTGGGAGACAGTGTCATCTGAGAATCGCCAAGCTTGTGCACAGCTGCTCTTTGGGATGAAACCCTAACCCTCtgcatcgtcttcttcttctttcaagaacactcaagatttCAATTATCAGTGGGAAGTACTTTGGTTCTTCTTGTTCAACCTGAAAACGGAAAACCTTGACAATCAGAGCATCATCACTAACACTAAGACTCATTAAACTTTTCTGATTCCAGTAAAAGAACTGAAACAAGATCCAAATTCAAGATTCATTGAAGTAAACCCTAGCAGAGAAGGGGCTAAATAGGTGAAGAAACAGAGCTTATCGAGAGTTTAAAGAAAAGCGAAGATCATATCCTTACAGAACAAGAGGGCGATAGATACGGTTTGTTGTGTTGCTTCGTCGCGAATCTTTAAGCTCTTTTTGGTAATCGGGAAGAAGACGTAGTTATTACTTTTGGGAAAATAATAGTACGACTGCAAAAGTATCTCTGTCTATTTTATTGAAGTAACTGCCGCAAATCTTTCGTGTAGAATATGTATATGTCCTAATCacacttcttttttctttttaacgtCTGAACAGATTTTATTGATATACCGAACTGAAAATAGAGTTGTAGAATCGTATACAAAGCAACGAAAtacaatttattacataaacaGAAATATGCGACATATGCTGAAGACAAATCATTTGTAGAAGTGAAGGTTGACGTTGTTTTCTTTTGCAGTAAGCCTTACACGCTAACAGAGCATGTGATCTGTTATTTTCCTTCTCGAGAATTCGTCTCACTCTGATATGATAGGTATGCCATattgacatttttttctttttccatatCATACAGTAAACCCATTGTATTCGGGACATGCTTTGAAGAATGACACGGTACCAATTCGTCCGTATCCGTGTTCTTGATAATAATTTAGACTCTATAGTACTCTCCTTTTGACTCCGGTATGTTAACCTATTAGTCTTCTGTGTGTTCCATCCACCCTTAGACGATGGAGCTTTATTGTTGCCATCCCAAACAGGATATATGTTGAACCAAGCCGAAACTACTCCGAACAAGACAAGATAACATCTGACCAGAATCGAGTAGAAGCCGTCATTCTCAGTGATACACCACCGCCAAACTTCTAAAGGATAATAATCAGTGAACGAAGGTAACTGTAACACACTTAGATTTCTCACTGTAATCATAGTTTcctcatgtccatattgtcttctCATAGAAGGGACCCTAACAGATTTTGCCGACAATAGATGAAAGATTGAAGCGTTGTTATAGTCTCCAGGCCAAGGTGGCTTCAAAAATGATTGCGCCTCTCCAGTAATGACCGGAGGAAGATAAACATCGTGCACCAAGTGCTCGGATAAGGGCCTGGTAAAACCATGGAATTTTGCCGGAAACATTCCGGCGAATCTAATAAAATTTGCCGGAAGATGATGCTCCGAAGTGGAGAAAATCAGTTCTTCGAATCAACGAGATCTCTCTAGCAAACTCCCCCATGATTCCATATAAGAACAAAGGATAATCAAACCAATGACACTGAACGGCTCAATGAATGGTGGTTGGAGTAATTGAAGAGAACAACATCGACAAGTGGATGGATACAGATTCCGTTTGAAGATGAACTCAAACGTAATTGGAAAAATCATGCAAATCATATAATTACTGTGGAAACAAAAATCAGAAAGGCATGAAAGAACCGGCGGCCGAAACCGCCGGTGGTGCTCGGGAATTGAAGAGATGTGTTTTGAAAATTCGCTTTGTAAATCGCCCTCAGAGAGATTTTTTCGGTCTTTTATCAGTATTTAGGActtcattttgttttaatgaCACTTCTTTTTATTAGTTGCTATGTTatcttatgttttcttttaacatGTTATCTTATGTTTTCTAGTAAATAATGGCAAAACTGGTCGAGGAAACGGGCTTTATAATGGGCCTGTGTAAAATCATTTGTCTACATTTGACAAAGTAATTTTGTGAGTTTCTAAACCAAAACTCTCACAATTTGTTTCTGGTAAGTGTATTCAATTATGTATTTGAGATGATTTTAACTGATTCGGTTTTCAATGAATTATTGATGGTTTTAGGTGAAGTAGGAAAGTTACACTGTTTTAATCACTCTATAAACCTAtaagatttagatttttatttttgtaactaaaaATTCTTACAAAATACTCTAAAAGGATATATTCAATTGAGAATTGTAgttgatttgtattaaaataaaaaatcacatgTTATTCAaacattaattttcaaaaactatTTAAAGTTCATTGTTATTAAATTTGTCATTGATAATATTCTGCTATCTACTgttattggaattttttttttgacatcatatCAGAAAAGATTTAAGTTGTAAGTTTTAGAAACAATTTGGTGATTTTTTGAATGGTTTAGTGGAGTTcattagttacaaaaaaaaaacaaatactacCATTTTAGATTAGATTCTAGAGTAATGTAATTAAAAGCATATTAAATTATCCAATTTACTTCAGCGTCGGGAGATCCATACATCTTTAGAGATAGTTTTCAGCTGCTCTCAAAATCCATTGATTGGATTCTTCA
This region of Brassica napus cultivar Da-Ae chromosome C5, Da-Ae, whole genome shotgun sequence genomic DNA includes:
- the LOC111210719 gene encoding F-box/kelch-repeat protein At1g30090; amino-acid sequence: MQRVRVSSQRAAVHKLGDSQMTLSPKFRVAASVQSPLFDRSSEQELSLTGEPLIPGLPDDVALNCLLRVPVESHVSSRSVCKRWHFLFCAKETFFARRKEFGFKEPWLFVVGFSRCTGKIQWKVLDLRNLTWHEIPAMPCRDKVCPHGFRSVSMPKEGTMFVCGGMVSDSDCPLDLVLKYDMVRNHWTVTNKMITARSFFGSGVIDGKIYAAGGNSADMFELDTAEVLNPLDGKWRSVSNMVTQMASYDAAVLNGKLLVTEGWLWPFFVSPRGQVYDPRTDQWETMAMGLREGWTGTSVVIYDRLFIVSELERMKMKVYDSVTDSWETVNGPELPEKICRPFAVNCYGNRVYVVGRNLHLAVGSIWRSESKFGVRWEVVESPERYGDLTPSNSQILFA